A genomic segment from Necator americanus strain Aroian chromosome III, whole genome shotgun sequence encodes:
- a CDS encoding hypothetical protein (NECATOR_CHRIII.G11966.T1), with product MNNANKRLVRDPESGERKLELEPRLLGASPYIWLPRGNATVIHCHWQGFPRGARERRPAGWESRAGHDTGGGRKEPLGRRWRPDGTGHKWDPEGPMVAENRTAGVCPRAKVLPDDDVDDSWRCTDSLDKWLTMKTTLNRRRRRCAAARHIQQRLDMGSAARHGLSGEA from the exons ATGAATAATGCGAATAAGAGACTGGTCCGAGATCCGGAGAGTGGCGAAAGAAAACTGGAACTGGAACCCCGACTGCTCGGTGCCAGCCCTTATATATGGCTGCCGCGTGGGAacgctaccgtaatacattgccatTGGCAAGGTTTCCCACGCGGCGCGCGAGAGCGGCGGCCGGCTGGGtgggaaagtcgtgccgggcacgacaCTGGGGGCGGCCGAAAAGAACCGCTAGGGAGAAGATGGAGGCCTGATGGTACTGGCCACAAGTGGGACCCCGAAGGGCCAATGGTTGCCGAGAACCG GACGGCAGGTGTATGCCCGCGGGCAAAGGTCTTGCCTGATGACGACGTAGACGACTCGTGGCGTTGTACTGATTCGCTCGACAAGTGGTTGACCATGAAGACGACGTTGAATAGGAGGAGACGGCGATGTGCAGCGGCTCGACATATACAACAACGACTTGACATGGGTTCAGCGGCTCGACATGGGTTAAGTGGTGAGGCATGA
- a CDS encoding hypothetical protein (NECATOR_CHRIII.G11965.T1) translates to MARKKLSVRRRTSVVEVWNKRENHNSDPDRSLLIFDSARCHVTDEVKLFCQQYSKIAVIPGGLTKILQPLDVGINKPLKDHLKAGWEKWMRDEAKATYTKSGIRRRMSYEEAAFLVSESFQSISSDVIQHSFEKALCDLENLKNDFAMMNINDDDEVEIGKV, encoded by the coding sequence ATGGCACGAAAAAAGCTCTCTgtacgaagaagaacaagtgtCGTTGAAGTAtggaacaaaagagaaaatcacaattccGACCCTGATCGCTCtttgctgatatttgattctgCTCGTTGCCACGTAACTGATGAAGTGAAACTATTTTGTCAACAATATAGCAAAATTGCCGTAATACCAGGAGGATTGACTAAAATATTGCAACCCTTAGACGTCGGCATCAACAAACCGCTTAAAGACCACTTGAAAGCTGGCTGGGAAAAATGGATGAGAGATGAAGCTAAAGCAACTTAcacaaaaagtggaataagGAGAAGGATGAGCTACGAAGAAGCTGCATTTTTAGTTAGCGAAAGTTTCCAATCCATTTCATCTGATGTTATTCAACATAGCTTTGAAAAAGCATTGTGTGAtttggaaaatctcaaaaacgattttgccatgatgaatataaacgatgatgacgaagtagaaattggaaaagtttaG